The genomic segment TTTCGTCGCCAGAAGATCCCGGAGGTCTGGCCTCCCGGCCAGAAAACTCTTGGAAGTATCCTGAAAGAACGCTAGGGTTTGCACAGTTTCCCGCCGCCGACAGGAAAAACCGGGCCGGGACAAGGGCCACGGACAGCCGGGCCACCAGCAACTGACATACGCAGGATTTCATGAGGCAAGGCCAGAATCACCACAGACGCCCCCCCCGCGGACGCGGCAGTCATCCCATGGGCGGCGGTAACCACCATCGCCGCAGCAACAGCAGCAGCGGCAACAACAATGTTCCCCTGCGGCACCAGAACATGGACAGCAACGGCCCGGATGTGCGCATCCGGGGAACGCCTTTCCAGATCCACGAAAAATATATGTCCTTGGCCCGGGATGCCAAGGCGACCGGTGACAATGTGGCCGCCGAGAACTATTTCCAGCATGCCGAGCACTATCACCGCATTATCCTGCTGATCCAGGAAAACGAGCAGGCCCGCATGCAGCAGCACCGCCCGGACCCGGCAGCCCATGGCAATGGCCACATGCCGCCGGCCGATGACCAGCCCCACCTTCCCGCTGCCGCCGCGGCAGGCGCGGATCCCCAGCCGGAAATCGTGGAATTTCGCCAGTCGGCCCAGCCGTCGCAGGAACACACGGATTCAGGCTTCCA from the Pseudomonadota bacterium genome contains:
- a CDS encoding DUF4167 domain-containing protein, whose protein sequence is MGGGNHHRRSNSSSGNNNVPLRHQNMDSNGPDVRIRGTPFQIHEKYMSLARDAKATGDNVAAENYFQHAEHYHRIILLIQENEQARMQQHRPDPAAHGNGHMPPADDQPHLPAAAAAGADPQPEIVEFRQSAQPSQEHTDSGFQAD